In Mastigocladopsis repens PCC 10914, a single window of DNA contains:
- a CDS encoding iron uptake porin, producing MSKIFCKALGIASALLSATLVLASSTLASEVPTTESNSGNRVKDAPQPTPALKQNNQYSQLTNTVQVTSVSELSDVNPTDWAFQALQSLVERYHCIVGYPDGIYQGNRTLSRYEFAVGVEACLNQVNKLIAEGTAEVVKKGDLVVLQRLQSEFAPELSTLGQHLDNLEARTSQLTAQQFSTTTKFRGEAIFALIGASGQKANDNDSVDDNIVFGSRLRLAFNTSFTGKDRLLLRLQARNIPRFDEDVTGTSMTRLGFEGNSRNRLEIDTLQYLFPIGKRGVVYINAQASSDDFADTVNPLFDSGGRGSISRFGRRNPIYRQIGSTGVGINYELSKAVTLGLGYLADDANDPRSGIFKGPYGAIAQLIIQPNKALDLGLTYVRSYNTLNTGTGSELANDPFDRDADHITANSFGVEGTFQVSRTFILGGWVGYTKAKAEDLPNKPEAEIFNYAITLAFRDLGAKGNLAGIVFGQPPKVISNGLGKNFTDPDISFHLEIFYRFQANDKISITPGLLIITNPEHNDSNDTIYLGVVRTTFAF from the coding sequence ATGTCAAAGATTTTCTGCAAGGCTCTAGGGATTGCTTCAGCACTCCTTAGCGCCACTTTAGTATTAGCCAGTAGTACCCTTGCCTCTGAAGTACCCACAACTGAAAGCAATTCAGGCAATAGAGTTAAAGATGCACCACAACCTACTCCTGCTCTCAAACAAAATAACCAATACTCCCAACTAACCAACACAGTTCAGGTGACTTCTGTTTCCGAACTGTCGGATGTCAATCCTACCGATTGGGCATTCCAAGCCTTGCAGTCACTAGTAGAGCGCTATCATTGCATTGTTGGATATCCCGATGGTATCTATCAAGGAAATCGAACCCTCAGCCGCTATGAGTTTGCGGTAGGTGTAGAAGCTTGCTTAAACCAGGTCAACAAGCTGATTGCCGAGGGAACTGCTGAGGTGGTGAAGAAAGGGGACTTGGTTGTTTTGCAACGGTTGCAGTCGGAGTTTGCACCAGAACTGTCAACTCTAGGACAACACCTAGACAATTTAGAAGCACGTACATCTCAGTTGACAGCGCAACAGTTTTCAACCACTACTAAGTTTAGAGGAGAAGCTATCTTTGCCCTAATTGGAGCCAGTGGACAAAAGGCAAACGACAATGACTCAGTGGACGACAACATTGTTTTCGGTAGCCGCCTACGTTTAGCCTTTAATACCAGTTTCACAGGCAAAGACCGATTATTACTCCGTTTACAAGCGAGAAATATCCCTAGATTTGATGAGGATGTCACAGGTACTTCCATGACTCGCTTAGGGTTTGAGGGGAATAGTCGTAATCGACTGGAAATAGATACACTTCAATATCTCTTCCCCATTGGTAAGCGCGGAGTTGTATACATTAATGCACAAGCTTCTTCTGATGACTTTGCCGACACGGTAAATCCATTATTTGATAGTGGTGGTCGTGGTTCTATCTCTCGTTTTGGACGGCGCAACCCCATATATCGACAAATCGGTAGTACAGGAGTTGGCATCAATTATGAATTAAGTAAAGCTGTAACTTTGGGGTTAGGATATCTAGCTGACGATGCCAATGATCCTAGGTCTGGAATATTCAAAGGTCCTTATGGGGCGATCGCCCAGTTAATTATACAGCCAAACAAAGCTTTAGATTTAGGTCTAACCTATGTGCGCTCCTACAATACCCTTAATACAGGAACTGGGAGTGAGCTTGCTAATGATCCTTTTGATAGAGATGCTGATCATATAACTGCGAATTCCTTTGGAGTTGAAGGCACGTTCCAAGTTAGCCGCACCTTTATTTTGGGCGGTTGGGTTGGCTACACCAAAGCAAAAGCTGAAGATTTGCCCAATAAACCAGAAGCAGAAATATTTAACTATGCTATCACCTTAGCTTTTCGGGATCTTGGTGCCAAAGGAAACCTAGCTGGTATTGTTTTTGGTCAACCGCCGAAAGTTATTAGCAATGGTTTGGGGAAAAACTTTACTGATCCCGATATTTCTTTTCATCTGGAGATTTTTTATCGCTTCCAAGCCAACGACAAAATTTCTATCACACCAGGACTGTTAATCATTACTAATCCAGAACATAACGACAGCAACGACACGATTTATTTAGGAGTTGTCCGGACTACCTTTGCTTTCTGA
- a CDS encoding ABC transporter ATP-binding protein — MRKIPRAVSGRRIWLLVRLVINGFAQAAATVAKAVLVEKAFDRLITKANPAFYTLIWQIGLGLVAAAVAIALLRTAERADAEIIGQNYAYEVRMTLYNRLATLAPRALQSRSQGGVMLRFVGDLTALRQWVSLGLARLVVATSTILAALLALSFASWALALTVAIIMIIGGLITFKLGQRMQKAAREARRCLSRLAGNINEKVASIAVVQVFGQSGREKKRIARQSRELEAAMVDKAMIAGQLLGVTEATAILASGVALLVGAFEVAAGEATPGAVVAAMSIVGFLVPSLRDLGRVQEYWHNSRVSLRKIAQFLDTPSLVTEIPDAPDLKLGSGCLEFDCVSVAGALHEVSAIAEAGQVVALVGPNGAGKSTLLSVAARLIDPQQGTIRLDGQDLATHNLASIRRAIGMAGPDLPLLRGTVAKNLRYRYPDAPKEEITRVWELCGIEQVLAELPEGEKTRISEGGVGLSAGQRQRIALARAILGNPPLLLLDEVDANLDVQATAVVDRVLAEHQGTVILITHRVERLATVDVIWYLEDGRLVEAGSPKNLLTGDGATARFFQSRKEGVFSQQRIYQVL; from the coding sequence ATGAGGAAAATTCCGCGTGCAGTCAGTGGTCGCCGCATCTGGCTTCTAGTTCGTTTGGTGATCAATGGTTTTGCTCAGGCTGCCGCCACTGTAGCAAAAGCCGTGCTGGTGGAAAAAGCCTTTGATCGGTTGATCACAAAGGCTAATCCGGCTTTCTATACACTGATATGGCAGATTGGTTTGGGTTTGGTAGCGGCAGCAGTTGCGATCGCGCTTTTGCGGACAGCGGAACGAGCTGACGCTGAGATCATTGGTCAAAACTACGCCTACGAAGTGCGTATGACCTTATACAATCGACTGGCAACTCTTGCTCCTCGCGCTTTGCAAAGTCGTAGTCAGGGCGGAGTCATGTTGCGCTTTGTCGGTGACTTGACAGCCCTGCGGCAATGGGTAAGCTTGGGTTTAGCTCGTCTGGTTGTAGCCACTTCCACTATATTAGCAGCCTTGCTCGCCCTCTCTTTTGCTAGCTGGGCTTTAGCTTTGACGGTCGCCATCATTATGATTATTGGTGGCTTAATTACCTTCAAGCTGGGTCAGCGAATGCAAAAGGCAGCACGAGAAGCCCGTCGTTGCCTCAGTCGCCTAGCGGGAAATATTAATGAAAAGGTGGCTTCTATCGCTGTCGTACAAGTCTTTGGGCAGTCTGGGCGCGAGAAAAAGCGTATCGCCCGTCAGAGCCGTGAGCTTGAGGCGGCAATGGTAGACAAGGCGATGATAGCTGGTCAACTGCTAGGAGTTACAGAAGCAACCGCTATCTTAGCTTCGGGCGTTGCTCTGCTAGTGGGAGCTTTTGAGGTGGCGGCAGGTGAAGCCACTCCAGGGGCAGTCGTGGCGGCAATGTCGATTGTAGGATTCTTGGTTCCTTCACTGCGGGATTTAGGTAGAGTACAAGAATACTGGCACAACTCGCGGGTATCGCTACGAAAGATTGCACAATTTCTGGATACTCCTTCTTTGGTCACTGAGATACCTGATGCGCCTGATTTGAAGTTGGGATCAGGATGTCTGGAATTTGATTGTGTCAGCGTAGCGGGGGCTTTGCATGAGGTGAGTGCGATCGCCGAAGCGGGTCAAGTGGTTGCTTTAGTTGGTCCCAATGGTGCTGGTAAGTCAACCCTGCTTTCTGTTGCAGCTCGCCTGATTGATCCCCAACAGGGTACAATCCGCTTGGATGGACAAGACCTAGCAACTCATAATCTAGCTTCCATCCGCCGAGCGATCGGCATGGCTGGACCTGATTTACCCCTACTACGGGGAACTGTTGCTAAAAATCTCCGGTATCGTTATCCGGATGCTCCAAAAGAGGAAATTACCAGAGTTTGGGAACTGTGTGGCATTGAGCAAGTGCTAGCAGAACTACCAGAAGGCGAAAAAACGCGCATTTCTGAAGGTGGAGTAGGTTTATCGGCTGGACAACGTCAACGCATTGCCCTAGCACGAGCCATTCTAGGCAATCCACCCCTGCTGCTACTTGATGAAGTGGATGCCAATTTGGATGTCCAAGCAACTGCCGTTGTTGACCGGGTGTTAGCAGAGCATCAAGGCACAGTTATATTAATCACTCACCGTGTAGAACGTTTAGCTACAGTCGATGTAATCTGGTACTTAGAAGATGGTCGGCTGGTTGAGGCAGGGTCTCCCAAAAATTTATTAACTGGAGATGGAGCAACTGCTCGCTTTTTCCAGTCTAGAAAAGAGGGTGTATTTTCCCAACAACGCATTTATCAAGTCCTGTAG
- a CDS encoding P-loop NTPase family protein codes for MNNFYLDLEPARLKQAKAAYTTRHVDFDALTQLLTGDLTPKCGDLVLARVEEIGQHKQIELSSGRKASLFPGDEIVVCYGNRYAPDQFEAEVPLDLSPCNLVAAGGLAAIVLSQHIKVNPATTITPIGLLADSNGQRVNLANWALKPTTYIGQRPFTVAVLGTSMNSGKTTTAANLIKGLVLSGLKVGAAKITGTGAGNDIWLMRDAGASLVLDFTYVGFPSTYRATPQEVETILDTLTSHLAGEGVDVIVLEIADGLYQYETSKLISSVAFRNTVDGVLFATNSALGATAGVELLQLYQLPVLAISGTVTTSPLAARETAIATGLPVLDLEMLRTQAAALTSRLLQPQIALSV; via the coding sequence ATGAATAACTTTTATTTAGATTTAGAACCCGCACGTCTTAAGCAAGCAAAGGCAGCTTACACAACTCGTCACGTCGATTTTGATGCGCTCACTCAACTTCTGACCGGAGATTTGACACCCAAATGTGGTGACTTAGTACTAGCACGAGTCGAAGAAATCGGTCAGCACAAGCAGATTGAACTATCCAGCGGGCGCAAAGCTAGCTTGTTTCCTGGTGATGAGATCGTCGTTTGCTATGGCAATCGCTACGCTCCTGACCAGTTTGAAGCTGAGGTTCCCTTAGATTTATCGCCATGTAATCTCGTTGCCGCTGGTGGATTGGCGGCTATAGTTTTATCTCAGCACATCAAAGTAAACCCTGCCACTACCATCACTCCCATCGGTTTACTCGCTGATAGCAACGGACAGCGAGTCAACCTCGCTAATTGGGCTTTAAAGCCTACTACTTACATTGGGCAACGACCTTTCACTGTAGCTGTGCTTGGCACATCGATGAACTCCGGTAAAACAACAACGGCTGCTAACTTAATTAAGGGTTTGGTACTTTCCGGATTGAAAGTGGGAGCCGCCAAGATTACAGGAACTGGTGCAGGTAACGATATCTGGCTAATGCGCGATGCTGGAGCTAGCCTGGTTCTTGATTTCACTTATGTCGGTTTTCCCTCGACTTATCGAGCAACACCTCAAGAAGTTGAAACAATTCTGGATACTCTCACCAGTCACCTAGCTGGGGAGGGGGTTGACGTGATTGTTTTAGAGATTGCCGATGGCTTGTACCAATATGAAACATCAAAGCTCATCTCTTCGGTCGCCTTCCGCAACACTGTTGATGGTGTCCTATTTGCGACAAATAGTGCCTTGGGAGCCACTGCTGGTGTGGAATTGCTCCAACTGTATCAGCTTCCCGTGCTAGCGATTAGTGGTACGGTGACAACATCTCCCCTCGCAGCTCGTGAAACCGCGATCGCCACAGGTTTACCTGTTCTCGACCTAGAGATGCTGCGTACACAAGCAGCTGCCCTGACATCGCGTTTGCTCCAGCCCCAGATCGCGCTATCGGTATGA
- a CDS encoding aspartyl/asparaginyl beta-hydroxylase domain-containing protein, whose product MKLSQKYIDNGEYYKLRDRYHLVLQSQSGSWMKCGNKETLMHEGELWWFDNKQPHEAFNPSEEWRTHIIFDVLPPG is encoded by the coding sequence TTGAAGTTATCACAAAAATATATTGACAACGGTGAATACTATAAACTGCGCGATCGCTATCACCTCGTACTCCAAAGCCAGTCAGGTAGTTGGATGAAATGTGGCAACAAGGAAACCCTGATGCATGAAGGCGAACTTTGGTGGTTTGACAATAAACAGCCCCATGAAGCTTTCAATCCTTCAGAGGAATGGCGTACTCACATAATCTTTGATGTTCTACCGCCAGGTTGA
- a CDS encoding response regulator transcription factor, whose protein sequence is MHKILIAEDETPIAAFLEKSLRANGFMTAVAKDGDHAIHMACSHNFDLLILDLGLPGKDGTTVMEQLRGQGERLPIIILTARDDVFDKVAALDGGADDYMTKPFRIEELLARVRLRLRHRQVDQPGRKQEVVRKVGDFVLDLPKRQVKVGDRTVQLSNREFILLDTFVQYAGQVLSREELLNYVWGYDYDRCFNVVDVYVGYLRKKLGNDLIETVRGMGYQLRI, encoded by the coding sequence ATGCACAAAATTCTCATCGCAGAAGATGAAACTCCTATTGCTGCTTTTCTGGAAAAAAGTCTGCGAGCGAATGGCTTCATGACTGCAGTAGCAAAGGACGGTGATCACGCTATTCATATGGCTTGCAGCCACAATTTTGATCTATTAATTCTTGACCTTGGTCTTCCTGGTAAAGATGGCACAACTGTTATGGAACAGTTGCGAGGTCAGGGCGAACGGCTGCCCATTATTATTCTTACAGCTCGGGACGATGTGTTTGACAAAGTTGCTGCACTCGATGGCGGAGCCGACGACTACATGACAAAACCGTTTCGTATTGAAGAACTACTTGCGCGGGTGCGTCTGCGGTTGCGCCATCGCCAAGTTGATCAACCTGGACGCAAGCAAGAAGTAGTCCGAAAAGTCGGTGACTTCGTCCTTGACTTACCCAAGCGTCAAGTCAAAGTTGGCGATCGCACAGTCCAATTATCAAACCGCGAGTTTATCCTCTTAGACACCTTTGTGCAATATGCAGGTCAAGTCTTAAGTCGGGAGGAACTTCTCAATTACGTCTGGGGTTACGATTATGACCGCTGCTTTAATGTTGTGGATGTCTATGTGGGATACCTGCGGAAGAAGCTGGGTAATGACCTGATCGAGACTGTCAGAGGCATGGGCTATCAACTGCGAATCTAA
- a CDS encoding sensor histidine kinase gives MKLLREWRRILLAARTRVITSYVVLVLFSTVVSLLAIRQILITHLEENIENALVQEVEEFRRLMKGRRLKTGQPFGENVALIFDVFLARNVPNDDEFLITILDGKVYKFSHTAIPASLHPTNSELIKVWAKLTQPKRGETITPDGTILYLAEPVRIRGKTRGVFVVARIPASEYGEVNYAVAIVAVVEGIMAIIALSSSIAWLASGKIITRLRLLSETARSISQSDLTQRIPVQGSDEITELTITFNEMLERLQAAFSSQRDFMNDASHELRTPIAIIRCSLEQLRTEFPEQPEMLALVFDELERMSRLVDELLVLAKAEHPNFLNLEIVEISSLTEELYVKASTLADRNWCLETKGSGRIIADRQRLTQAVMNLVQNAIYHTTECNQITLGSILIHDQFRLWVRDTGEGIAPAQQQKIFQRFVRGDTHRRSDGAGLGLAIVKAIAEAHGGWVELISQPGNESTFTIVIPV, from the coding sequence ATGAAACTTCTCCGTGAATGGCGCAGAATTTTATTGGCTGCTAGGACACGGGTAATCACTTCGTATGTTGTTCTAGTACTATTCTCCACAGTGGTATCGCTTTTAGCAATCCGTCAGATCCTGATTACCCATTTAGAAGAGAACATTGAGAATGCTCTGGTTCAGGAGGTGGAGGAGTTCCGTCGCTTGATGAAAGGACGCAGGCTAAAGACAGGTCAACCTTTTGGGGAGAATGTTGCTCTTATATTCGATGTCTTTCTAGCACGGAACGTTCCCAATGACGATGAGTTTCTGATCACAATATTAGACGGCAAAGTCTACAAGTTCAGCCATACAGCGATTCCAGCCTCTCTGCATCCTACTAACTCAGAACTCATAAAGGTCTGGGCTAAACTCACTCAGCCAAAACGGGGTGAGACAATCACCCCAGACGGTACTATTCTCTATTTGGCAGAACCAGTCAGGATCAGGGGAAAAACTCGCGGGGTCTTTGTAGTGGCACGCATCCCTGCTAGCGAGTATGGGGAGGTGAATTATGCTGTTGCTATTGTCGCAGTTGTCGAGGGGATTATGGCTATTATTGCCTTAAGCTCCTCAATTGCTTGGCTAGCATCAGGAAAGATCATAACCCGCCTGCGCTTACTTAGTGAAACAGCCCGATCAATTAGTCAGTCCGATCTGACGCAACGCATTCCGGTGCAAGGAAGCGACGAAATTACTGAACTGACAATCACCTTCAATGAAATGCTCGAACGGCTCCAGGCTGCCTTTTCCAGTCAACGAGATTTCATGAACGACGCAAGTCATGAACTGCGGACACCAATTGCCATTATCCGATGCTCTCTAGAACAACTCAGAACAGAGTTCCCAGAGCAACCTGAAATGCTAGCATTAGTATTTGACGAGTTGGAGCGCATGAGTCGCTTGGTAGATGAACTCCTAGTGCTGGCTAAAGCGGAACACCCCAATTTTTTAAACTTAGAAATTGTAGAAATCAGCTCGTTGACCGAGGAACTGTACGTTAAGGCAAGCACTTTAGCAGATAGGAACTGGTGCTTAGAAACTAAGGGTTCGGGTCGTATCATTGCTGACCGCCAACGTCTCACTCAAGCAGTGATGAACCTTGTGCAAAATGCAATCTACCATACAACAGAGTGCAATCAGATCACCTTGGGATCTATCTTAATTCATGACCAGTTCCGTTTATGGGTGCGCGACACAGGAGAAGGCATTGCTCCTGCTCAACAGCAGAAAATATTTCAACGTTTTGTCCGAGGTGACACTCATCGTCGTTCGGACGGAGCTGGTTTAGGATTGGCGATTGTTAAAGCGATCGCCGAAGCTCACGGTGGTTGGGTGGAACTCATTAGCCAACCAGGTAATGAGTCTACTTTCACTATTGTTATACCAGTTTAA
- the bchI gene encoding magnesium chelatase ATPase subunit I encodes MSPTAQATAAARRVVFPFTAIVGQEEMKLALLLNVIDPKIGGVMIMGDRGTGKSTTIRALADLLPEIPVVANDAFNSDPADPDLMSDEVRQQLEQGVEIPVVQKKVQMVDLPLGATEDRVCGTIDIEKALSEGVKAFEPGLLAKANRGILYVDEVNLLDDHLVDVLLDSAASGWNTVEREGISIRHPARFVLVGSGNPEEGELRPQLLDRFGMHAEIHTVKEPGLRVQIVEQRGEFDQNPPRFLEKYKQEQEELQQNIVNAQKLLPSVTIDYDLRVKISEVCSELDVDGLRGDIVSNRAAKALAAFEGRTEVTVDDIRRVMTLCLRHRLRKDPLESIDSGYKVEKVFSRVFGVELPEETTQKNGTGQKLGVKS; translated from the coding sequence GTGAGTCCAACTGCTCAGGCTACCGCTGCTGCGCGTCGCGTGGTATTTCCATTTACAGCAATTGTGGGTCAGGAGGAAATGAAACTGGCTCTGCTGTTAAACGTGATTGACCCGAAAATTGGCGGTGTGATGATTATGGGCGATCGCGGTACTGGCAAATCCACAACTATCCGGGCGCTGGCTGATTTGCTACCAGAAATCCCTGTTGTTGCCAATGACGCCTTCAACAGCGACCCCGCTGACCCCGACTTGATGAGCGATGAAGTCCGCCAACAGCTAGAGCAAGGGGTGGAAATTCCCGTCGTTCAGAAAAAAGTCCAAATGGTAGACTTGCCGCTGGGAGCGACAGAAGACCGGGTTTGCGGCACCATTGATATCGAAAAAGCTTTATCTGAAGGTGTCAAAGCCTTTGAACCGGGACTGCTAGCAAAAGCCAACCGGGGTATCCTTTATGTGGATGAAGTTAATTTGCTTGATGACCACTTAGTGGACGTGCTACTCGACTCCGCCGCAAGTGGTTGGAACACAGTAGAACGGGAAGGTATTTCTATCCGTCATCCAGCGCGTTTCGTTCTTGTGGGTTCTGGAAACCCAGAAGAAGGTGAACTACGCCCCCAACTGTTAGATAGATTTGGAATGCACGCGGAAATCCATACAGTTAAGGAACCAGGTTTGCGCGTGCAAATTGTTGAGCAACGGGGGGAATTCGACCAAAATCCTCCAAGATTTTTGGAAAAGTACAAACAAGAGCAGGAAGAACTGCAGCAGAACATCGTTAACGCCCAAAAGCTATTACCATCTGTGACAATTGATTACGACTTGCGGGTAAAAATTTCTGAAGTCTGTTCAGAACTTGATGTGGATGGCTTGCGCGGAGACATTGTGAGTAACCGCGCCGCCAAAGCCTTAGCTGCATTTGAAGGACGTACCGAAGTGACAGTTGATGATATCCGCCGTGTGATGACTCTATGTCTGCGTCACAGACTGCGGAAAGACCCCTTAGAGTCAATTGATTCTGGATATAAGGTAGAAAAAGTTTTTAGCCGCGTCTTTGGCGTAGAACTACCAGAAGAAACGACCCAAAAAAATGGTACGGGACAAAAGTTAGGAGTTAAAAGTTAA
- a CDS encoding PhzF family phenazine biosynthesis protein, protein MGQTITQVDAFTNKPFTGNPAAVCVLPAPQSEDWMQKVAQEMNLSETAFLVRQENGFHLRWFTPTTEVPLCGHATLASAHVLWSEGHLLPDEVARFHTKSGLLIAKKQGNWIELDFPVNHSEHTTAPPELGEALGVPMKTVMKNSLGYLVEVESEDLVRQMQPNFQLMKALPLGKVIVTSSTHKDSEYDFVSRFFAPGVGINEDPVTGAAHCCLAPFWRKRLEQDELLAYQVSSRGGVLKICYDGGSRVYLAGQAVTFLRGELI, encoded by the coding sequence ATGGGACAGACTATTACTCAAGTAGACGCTTTTACCAACAAACCTTTCACAGGGAATCCTGCTGCTGTCTGCGTTTTGCCTGCTCCACAGTCCGAAGACTGGATGCAGAAAGTGGCGCAAGAGATGAATTTATCTGAGACTGCGTTTCTAGTCAGGCAGGAAAATGGTTTTCATCTGCGTTGGTTCACGCCGACAACAGAAGTACCGCTGTGTGGTCATGCAACCTTGGCAAGTGCCCATGTTCTTTGGTCGGAGGGGCATTTGTTACCAGATGAAGTTGCTCGTTTCCACACCAAAAGCGGATTGCTAATTGCCAAGAAGCAGGGAAATTGGATTGAACTCGATTTTCCTGTGAATCATTCAGAACACACAACTGCTCCTCCAGAATTAGGTGAAGCTTTGGGTGTTCCAATGAAAACGGTGATGAAAAATTCTCTGGGTTATCTTGTAGAGGTGGAGTCTGAAGATTTAGTACGGCAAATGCAGCCGAATTTCCAGCTCATGAAAGCGTTACCCCTTGGCAAAGTCATTGTCACTAGCTCAACACACAAAGATTCAGAATACGATTTTGTCTCTCGCTTTTTTGCACCAGGAGTTGGAATTAATGAAGACCCTGTAACTGGGGCAGCTCATTGTTGCCTTGCTCCCTTCTGGCGCAAGCGTCTAGAACAGGATGAATTGTTGGCATATCAGGTGTCTAGTCGGGGTGGTGTGTTGAAGATTTGCTATGACGGGGGTTCTCGTGTCTATCTGGCTGGACAAGCAGTCACCTTTCTACGTGGAGAATTAATTTAA
- a CDS encoding GNAT family N-acetyltransferase: protein MNQRDLSLLSGCNFRSATSEDIWSIRLLVLGAKLDPTQIKWQQFWVIECDSQLVACGQLRNFSGAQELGSLVVSSAWRGRGLGTALTQHLINQATQPLYLECLGQRLAQFYSRFGFVPITFGNLPPSLKRKFGLSQLGKRLIKVPVVFMEYRK from the coding sequence ATGAATCAGCGCGATTTGTCCTTGCTAAGTGGGTGTAACTTTCGCAGTGCAACATCTGAGGATATCTGGTCGATTCGGTTGTTGGTGCTAGGAGCAAAACTAGACCCTACCCAAATCAAATGGCAGCAATTCTGGGTCATAGAATGCGATAGTCAATTAGTCGCTTGCGGACAGTTACGCAACTTTTCTGGCGCACAAGAACTTGGTAGTTTGGTTGTTTCATCAGCTTGGAGAGGTCGCGGTTTGGGAACTGCTTTGACACAGCATTTGATTAACCAAGCGACTCAACCACTGTATTTAGAGTGTCTCGGTCAGAGATTGGCGCAGTTTTATAGTCGCTTTGGCTTTGTACCAATTACCTTTGGTAACTTACCACCATCTCTCAAACGCAAGTTTGGATTGTCTCAATTAGGAAAGAGATTGATCAAGGTTCCTGTCGTGTTTATGGAGTATCGGAAGTGA
- the psb28 gene encoding photosystem II reaction center protein Psb28, translating to MASTTPSIQFFAGIFEELSNVSLRRTPSSATRIVLMTFNQLKALEKFNSFTKQSLNSMLLTDEEGEISVTPSSTQFIFGGAEGDELQRVECKFEIERDDHWERFMRFMNRYAEANGMAYRES from the coding sequence ATGGCATCTACTACACCTTCAATCCAATTTTTTGCTGGCATTTTTGAAGAACTCAGCAATGTCAGTTTGCGACGCACCCCTAGTTCTGCGACGCGCATTGTTTTAATGACATTCAATCAATTGAAAGCGTTGGAAAAATTTAACAGCTTCACCAAACAATCTTTGAATTCCATGCTTTTGACTGACGAAGAAGGTGAAATCAGCGTCACTCCTTCTTCCACACAATTCATTTTCGGGGGTGCAGAAGGCGATGAATTACAGCGTGTAGAGTGTAAATTTGAAATTGAGCGAGATGACCATTGGGAACGATTTATGCGGTTCATGAATCGTTATGCTGAAGCTAATGGTATGGCATATAGGGAATCTTGA